A single window of Flammeovirga agarivorans DNA harbors:
- a CDS encoding CHAT domain-containing protein yields the protein MKTLILLFAIFSLSLRLYSQSIIKEEEFINKGTHKFIDEDLGKITYDYSIKYIVGIQENSGRLCKDNNFTVFIEFKDLDINQIRVNKQTLKMVEYQSIYERRIDLKPSFLIGNNKDEIQVNFLDLQSGMNYRGKRYYCINEKVNLFLGTLVQTSEASDIKINVNFFGVTDLPETSISSYILDKKDEENISVDFTTTEYEFVKNLVEINSHNYRLGHAVRGVNTRRSLVMKTMSEKTQDIMQNSLEAFNANDHRIGILMYNYSNGYLYSTFFRPKSKVLIQKNKIKKKELERLVNDTNQLLRNGNLIDESRSLKVKTNNKATNQELLASYDKLKKILYFNESLLSSFDHLVIIPTHNIGTIPFSAIRFSDQSYFIDHLSYSIVPSVVDYINNIMDNFFTLTGTDPSEIEVFFQVLDKRNQYSAVIELDEQDSYIFQLGSAVNFDIENKSSIACFYNPNFSYSSEFTQLPGTKLEVDLISERIHDYFDVKKYSGDKAVYDNVIENIYKNDILYFGTHGVTDPKNPYEGSYLALSKQSNGVDKITGRDILNLSNNHKFDAWLTVMSACNTGLGASYDWGIIGLSRAFSKAGVNHIMMSLWSIDDKYTAKFMELYFECLVEGSPLFPYSPYQKAIKRFRKEVSDNPYYWASFSIMGVPF from the coding sequence ATGAAGACATTAATATTACTTTTTGCTATTTTCTCTTTATCACTTCGTCTTTACTCTCAATCAATCATCAAAGAAGAAGAATTTATCAACAAGGGAACACATAAATTTATCGATGAAGATTTAGGTAAAATCACTTATGATTATTCAATCAAATACATTGTAGGGATTCAAGAAAACAGTGGTCGGTTGTGTAAGGATAATAATTTTACTGTATTTATTGAATTTAAGGATTTAGACATTAATCAGATTCGTGTAAATAAGCAAACCTTAAAAATGGTGGAGTATCAGTCTATATATGAAAGAAGAATTGATCTCAAACCCTCTTTTTTAATTGGAAATAATAAAGACGAAATACAAGTCAATTTTCTTGATTTACAATCAGGAATGAACTACAGAGGTAAAAGATATTATTGCATCAATGAAAAAGTAAATTTATTCTTGGGTACTTTAGTCCAAACTTCAGAGGCCTCTGACATCAAGATTAATGTCAACTTTTTTGGAGTAACAGATTTGCCTGAAACAAGTATTTCATCATATATACTTGATAAGAAAGATGAAGAGAATATTTCTGTAGACTTTACAACAACAGAATATGAGTTTGTAAAAAACTTGGTAGAGATTAATAGTCATAATTATCGATTAGGTCATGCAGTCCGTGGAGTAAATACAAGAAGAAGTTTAGTAATGAAGACGATGTCAGAAAAGACACAAGACATTATGCAAAATAGTCTTGAAGCATTTAATGCAAATGATCATCGTATAGGAATATTAATGTACAATTACTCCAATGGCTATTTGTATTCGACATTTTTCAGACCAAAAAGTAAAGTATTAATACAGAAAAATAAGATAAAAAAGAAAGAGCTCGAGAGACTAGTCAATGACACCAACCAACTTTTGAGAAACGGAAACTTAATAGATGAAAGTAGATCATTAAAAGTAAAAACCAATAATAAAGCTACAAACCAAGAGTTATTGGCATCCTATGATAAACTTAAGAAAATTCTATATTTCAATGAAAGTTTACTTTCGAGTTTTGATCATCTAGTGATAATTCCAACCCATAACATTGGGACTATTCCTTTTAGTGCGATACGTTTTTCAGATCAATCCTATTTTATTGATCACCTCTCCTATTCTATCGTTCCAAGTGTTGTGGATTACATCAATAACATCATGGACAATTTCTTTACACTAACTGGAACTGATCCTTCTGAAATAGAAGTATTTTTTCAGGTACTAGATAAAAGGAATCAATACTCAGCAGTAATTGAGCTGGATGAGCAAGATAGCTACATTTTTCAATTAGGAAGTGCGGTGAATTTTGACATTGAAAATAAGTCAAGTATTGCCTGTTTTTATAACCCTAATTTTAGTTATTCCTCTGAGTTTACACAGTTACCTGGAACAAAATTAGAGGTGGATTTAATCTCAGAAAGAATACATGATTACTTTGATGTGAAAAAATATTCAGGTGACAAGGCAGTATATGATAATGTGATAGAGAATATTTATAAGAATGATATACTGTATTTTGGAACACACGGTGTCACCGATCCTAAAAACCCTTATGAAGGTAGTTACCTTGCCCTATCTAAACAGAGTAATGGTGTTGATAAAATTACTGGTCGCGATATTCTAAACCTATCTAATAATCACAAATTTGATGCATGGTTAACAGTAATGAGTGCATGTAATACAGGTCTAGGAGCATCATATGATTGGGGAATTATTGGTTTATCGAGAGCATTTTCAAAAGCGGGTGTCAATCATATCATGATGTCATTATGGAGCATTGATGATAAGTATACAGCAAAGTTTATGGAACTCTATTTTGAATGTTTGGTAGAAGGAAGTCCACTTTTCCCATATTCTCCTTATCAAAAAGCAATTAA
- a CDS encoding T9SS type A sorting domain-containing protein, with protein sequence MNLNKNFILLVLITLSITITAECKSWIGANGNWSVAGNWEDNSVPTTDDNVEIDCDCRVTINQNNVYYKTITIASGSTLRFRSKTNQEITVTMSGGNISIDGNLYIDTDVILSEDIDIKVEDDDAIITITENGSISGDGIEIKAEGSNSGVDEGPYIYNSGEITFDKLDLGKDGNGELYNYATGIINVSVELHLDGDLCNIGLINVIHVDGTAKLKLHGAKIECGGQINVNILELDEKGDRSADLVDQVISDGENCSGGGDSDTPIYKVDGSNYNFTDLLTEDDGNDNISVDRDNVYSCTKNARNEDLPVELVYFEAITNNDAVELIWETASEENNSHFLIEKSTDKRNWLAVDQIKGMGNSNISISYQLIDKAPYKGISYYRLTQVDFDGSYEIFSPVMISVGEIEKVEIHAFPIPAANAITITSTQKIFYDKIMVFNINGKSVLEAVDIQRYGENQLTINLEKLDNGVYFFKNYNEVVRFVKE encoded by the coding sequence ATGAACTTAAATAAGAACTTCATTTTATTAGTTCTCATAACCTTATCAATAACTATTACTGCAGAATGTAAATCTTGGATTGGAGCTAATGGGAATTGGTCGGTTGCTGGGAATTGGGAGGATAATTCGGTACCAACTACAGATGATAATGTAGAAATTGATTGTGACTGTAGGGTAACCATTAACCAAAATAATGTTTATTATAAGACGATAACGATTGCTAGTGGGTCAACATTAAGATTCAGATCTAAAACAAATCAAGAAATTACTGTAACTATGTCTGGTGGAAATATTTCAATAGATGGTAATCTATATATTGATACCGATGTAATTCTTTCTGAAGACATAGATATTAAGGTAGAAGATGATGATGCCATTATTACAATTACAGAGAATGGATCCATATCTGGAGATGGGATTGAAATTAAAGCGGAAGGAAGTAATTCAGGGGTTGATGAAGGCCCTTATATTTATAATTCGGGAGAAATTACTTTTGACAAGTTAGATTTAGGGAAAGATGGAAATGGAGAATTATATAATTACGCAACAGGAATTATTAATGTAAGTGTTGAATTACATTTAGATGGAGATTTATGTAATATCGGATTGATTAACGTTATTCATGTCGATGGAACTGCAAAGTTGAAGCTTCATGGAGCTAAAATTGAATGTGGAGGACAAATTAATGTCAATATATTAGAATTAGATGAAAAGGGAGATAGGTCAGCTGATCTTGTAGATCAAGTGATAAGTGACGGCGAAAATTGTTCTGGTGGGGGTGATAGTGATACACCTATTTATAAGGTAGATGGTTCAAACTATAATTTCACCGATTTACTTACTGAAGATGATGGTAATGATAATATTTCAGTAGATCGAGATAATGTTTATTCTTGTACGAAAAACGCAAGAAATGAGGACCTACCAGTAGAGTTAGTTTATTTCGAAGCCATTACTAATAATGATGCAGTCGAGCTAATTTGGGAAACGGCATCAGAGGAAAATAATTCCCATTTTCTAATTGAAAAATCAACGGATAAGAGAAATTGGTTGGCAGTAGATCAAATTAAAGGAATGGGAAATTCTAACATTTCTATTTCTTATCAACTAATTGATAAGGCTCCTTACAAAGGTATTTCATATTATAGACTCACTCAAGTAGACTTTGATGGAAGCTATGAAATATTTTCACCTGTAATGATTTCTGTTGGAGAAATTGAAAAAGTGGAGATTCATGCATTTCCAATTCCTGCAGCAAATGCTATAACCATCACATCAACACAGAAAATATTTTATGATAAAATTATGGTATTTAATATCAATGGGAAATCTGTACTTGAAGCCGTTGATATCCAGAGATATGGCGAAAATCAGCTGACCATTAATCTTGAGAAACTAGATAATGGGGTTTATTTCTTTAAGAACTATAATGAAGTGGTAAGATTTGTAAAAGAGTAA
- a CDS encoding DUF4625 domain-containing protein, producing the protein MKNNLFYIILLPFIMLFSCNNDEDISPKPQISNFSVSDGHHHHGAHEGTIIIAGEEAIIDADLEGNKLSTVKLDIHWGEGHEHSITHDEDSIPWATNIIWQFGVNDGLTPEGVYPNNHQLHEHIDIPSMVEGLPIKEGNYHFLLHLWDQDGNETQSVLNVEIISNHEHE; encoded by the coding sequence ATGAAAAACAATCTTTTTTATATCATTTTACTTCCATTTATAATGCTTTTTTCATGCAATAATGATGAAGATATTAGTCCGAAACCACAAATATCAAATTTTAGTGTAAGCGACGGTCATCACCATCATGGAGCACATGAAGGTACTATTATTATTGCTGGTGAGGAAGCGATTATTGATGCTGATTTAGAAGGGAATAAATTATCTACTGTCAAATTGGATATACATTGGGGTGAAGGTCATGAACATAGCATCACTCATGATGAAGATTCAATACCATGGGCGACCAATATCATTTGGCAATTTGGCGTAAATGATGGCTTAACTCCAGAAGGTGTATATCCTAATAATCATCAACTACATGAACATATCGATATCCCTTCTATGGTAGAAGGTCTTCCAATTAAAGAAGGTAATTATCATTTCTTATTGCATCTCTGGGATCAAGATGGAAATGAAACTCAAAGTGTTCTTAATGTAGAGATTATTTCAAATCATGAACATGAATAA
- a CDS encoding metal-dependent hydrolase family protein: MKYILFIVSLITSFNLFAQDILIKNIDVFDGKNEKLRKGVDVLIHENKVQKIAKNIQTDSCEVINGEGKTLIPGLIDAHWHTSYAYTPAEILFLNQGDMPEVAIRSMKGAEQTLLRGFTTVRDPGGNPFAVKKLIDSGEYPGHRILPSGPFMSQTTGHADHYCVLDEPRKSPGDMSYWERNMMAITADGVPEVRKVTREILKYGATQIKICTGGGVSSEYDPLEVMEYSMDEIKAVVEEAENYGTYVQSHVMIDKGIIAAVNAGVKSIEHGFFASDATLELMKEKGVWLSPQPFLEGDNSFADPNSQKKWLDVVDAVDNVYQKASKIGVKVSFGTDILFDGESAKNQGALLARLGNWYSPYEALRIATSGNAELLEMSGSRHPYQEGPLGVVQEGAYADMIIVDGNPLENLDLVADPENNFLMIMKDGVIYKNTMDQ; encoded by the coding sequence ATGAAATACATATTATTCATCGTTAGTTTAATTACAAGCTTTAATCTATTTGCTCAAGATATCTTAATTAAAAACATTGATGTTTTTGATGGTAAAAACGAAAAATTAAGAAAAGGAGTGGATGTATTAATCCATGAAAATAAAGTACAGAAAATAGCAAAAAATATTCAAACTGATTCTTGTGAAGTGATCAATGGAGAAGGAAAAACATTAATACCAGGATTGATCGACGCTCACTGGCATACATCATATGCTTATACGCCTGCGGAAATTTTATTCCTTAATCAAGGAGATATGCCGGAAGTAGCCATACGAAGTATGAAAGGCGCAGAACAAACATTATTAAGAGGTTTTACTACCGTTAGAGATCCAGGGGGAAATCCTTTTGCCGTAAAGAAGTTAATCGATTCAGGAGAATATCCAGGACACCGTATTCTTCCCTCAGGGCCATTTATGAGTCAGACTACTGGACATGCCGACCATTATTGTGTATTGGATGAGCCTAGAAAATCACCGGGCGATATGAGCTATTGGGAGAGAAATATGATGGCTATTACTGCAGATGGTGTACCAGAAGTTAGAAAGGTTACAAGAGAAATTTTGAAATATGGTGCCACTCAAATTAAAATTTGTACAGGTGGTGGAGTATCATCGGAATATGATCCGTTAGAAGTGATGGAATATTCTATGGATGAAATCAAGGCTGTAGTTGAAGAAGCAGAAAACTATGGTACCTATGTGCAATCTCATGTAATGATTGATAAGGGTATTATTGCAGCAGTAAACGCTGGTGTAAAATCTATTGAACACGGTTTCTTTGCATCGGATGCTACTCTTGAATTAATGAAGGAAAAAGGTGTTTGGCTAAGTCCTCAACCATTCTTGGAGGGTGATAATAGTTTTGCTGATCCCAACAGTCAGAAAAAATGGTTAGATGTAGTCGATGCGGTAGACAATGTTTATCAAAAAGCTTCTAAGATAGGAGTGAAGGTATCCTTTGGTACAGATATTCTTTTTGATGGGGAATCAGCCAAGAATCAAGGTGCATTACTGGCAAGGTTAGGGAATTGGTATTCACCATATGAAGCATTAAGAATTGCTACTTCGGGTAATGCGGAGTTATTAGAAATGTCAGGGTCAAGACATCCATATCAAGAAGGTCCTCTGGGAGTTGTACAAGAAGGTGCATATGCTGATATGATTATCGTTGATGGTAATCCATTAGAAAACTTAGATCTAGTTGCTGATCCTGAGAATAATTTCCTGATGATCATGAAAGATGGTGTGATCTACAAAAACACAATGGATCAATAA
- a CDS encoding SPOR domain-containing protein — MKKLLLLLSFFTLLFSSTFGQHRSFLFNNTEEEYIYTPSNDIDNELAYLGHQTDGSQSSSIQSIIAGVRMKAKENIMFGVQFLQSSETLLDNNTLAINFTQRFNLNKLSDLSFNIGTGLFNTNYTAGDLVYLNPDDPVLSDNMDLYSFHINTSASYVFRNRFTINIGLPYLLKRGNFNTDEFVFNMGYKIMTKEIDYTIQGNVDRWSKELIYGASVRGKWNDILGITLGGDNFRVYGGTEINVKNLGIEYVYAQNHSKQLNSHPTHQFVLSYRLKTKKKDNSVKLSMKKQEQKQTLILRKLQEQNEQLQHATDIISEQEQVIMDLTQRIDEISNHEDVYETRFSISAQEDVSTEDGIYFLIIAAANTEKELDSIKAALKPMGINGKIIFNNETNYYYLFIDQFKEREDAVKKMKELREIGLDKTWIHVYN, encoded by the coding sequence ATGAAAAAATTACTTCTATTACTCTCGTTTTTTACTTTATTATTTTCTTCAACTTTTGGTCAACATAGATCATTCTTATTTAATAATACTGAAGAAGAATACATTTATACACCTAGTAATGATATAGACAATGAATTGGCTTATTTAGGACATCAAACAGATGGATCTCAGAGCAGTTCAATACAATCAATCATTGCGGGTGTTAGGATGAAGGCTAAAGAGAATATTATGTTTGGCGTACAATTTCTTCAGTCATCAGAAACCCTATTAGACAACAATACATTGGCTATTAACTTTACTCAGAGATTTAATCTTAATAAACTGAGTGATTTATCATTTAATATTGGTACAGGTTTATTCAATACAAATTATACAGCAGGAGACTTAGTGTATTTGAATCCTGATGATCCTGTTTTAAGCGACAATATGGATTTGTATAGTTTTCATATCAATACATCGGCAAGTTATGTTTTTAGAAATCGATTTACGATCAATATTGGCCTTCCATATTTATTGAAAAGAGGAAATTTTAATACAGATGAATTTGTATTTAATATGGGTTACAAAATCATGACAAAAGAGATTGATTATACTATACAAGGTAATGTGGACCGTTGGAGCAAAGAACTTATATATGGAGCTTCAGTTCGTGGAAAATGGAATGATATACTAGGGATTACTTTAGGGGGTGATAACTTTAGAGTTTATGGCGGTACGGAGATTAATGTAAAAAATTTAGGGATAGAATATGTCTATGCACAAAACCATAGCAAGCAACTAAATTCACACCCAACACATCAGTTTGTTTTAAGCTACAGATTAAAAACAAAGAAAAAAGACAATTCTGTTAAGCTATCCATGAAAAAACAAGAGCAGAAACAGACATTGATATTAAGAAAACTGCAAGAGCAAAATGAGCAATTGCAACATGCTACGGATATCATTAGTGAGCAAGAACAAGTAATTATGGATTTGACTCAGCGAATTGATGAAATCTCTAACCATGAAGATGTATATGAAACGAGGTTTAGTATCTCTGCTCAAGAAGATGTATCGACAGAAGACGGAATCTACTTCCTAATTATTGCTGCAGCAAATACAGAAAAAGAGTTAGATTCTATTAAAGCGGCCTTAAAACCAATGGGAATAAATGGAAAGATCATCTTTAATAATGAAACTAATTATTATTATCTGTTCATCGATCAGTTTAAAGAAAGGGAAGATGCAGTGAAGAAGATGAAAGAATTAAGAGAAATTGGATTAGATAAAACATGGATTCATGTATATAATTAA
- a CDS encoding T9SS type B sorting domain-containing protein, translating to MKKLSILLLGIFYLTFPTLAQNGNWNVNVNDYQYTMSLTAFIAVDGEVLQSTEDKVAVFNGSTCRGVTNLIYVEAIDKYLAYLTIYSNSNNEELSFKIYKSDEDKEVEVQEIITFAIDEHYGDVFQSYSIAEPQLSTSVELEIESFNNVEILDSYQIEDSLFYVVDFDADLTNLYPNFSMSEGASMYQDRVQMNDSSVGINFTDSMVVDVMSEDQSTMKTYTIFVDNRFANDQTEIIYFAVDGIILDSSIDDERVWLLLPFGTQISDVTVDYEISENAYLYYQDSLINSGQKLNLTLGDTLKVVSENLANEQSYVLDIEFNGLGDGVEAQATNVITPNNDGYNDYWIVNEIDRLSEAKFQIYTINGTILYESIGYDNTWNGYYKGQPLPVGNYYYQITNNATGEFFSGEILIVY from the coding sequence ATGAAAAAACTATCAATATTACTCTTAGGAATCTTTTATCTGACTTTTCCAACATTGGCACAAAATGGAAATTGGAACGTTAATGTAAATGATTATCAGTACACGATGTCATTAACAGCTTTTATCGCTGTAGATGGAGAAGTTCTCCAAAGTACAGAAGATAAAGTTGCTGTATTTAATGGAAGTACTTGTAGAGGAGTCACCAACTTGATATATGTAGAGGCTATAGATAAATACCTAGCCTATTTAACGATCTATTCTAATAGCAACAATGAAGAATTGTCATTTAAAATCTACAAATCAGATGAAGACAAAGAAGTTGAAGTACAAGAAATCATAACTTTTGCAATCGATGAACATTATGGAGATGTTTTTCAATCTTACAGTATTGCTGAACCTCAGCTAAGTACTTCTGTAGAACTTGAAATTGAAAGTTTCAATAATGTTGAAATATTGGATAGTTACCAGATTGAAGATTCTTTGTTTTATGTGGTGGATTTTGATGCAGACCTAACGAATTTATATCCTAACTTTTCGATGAGTGAAGGAGCAAGTATGTATCAAGACCGGGTACAAATGAATGACAGTAGTGTAGGTATCAATTTTACAGATTCGATGGTAGTTGATGTGATGTCAGAAGATCAATCTACCATGAAAACCTATACTATTTTTGTCGATAATCGTTTTGCTAATGACCAAACAGAAATTATCTATTTTGCTGTTGATGGTATTATTCTAGATTCCTCAATAGACGACGAAAGAGTATGGCTATTATTACCCTTTGGTACCCAAATTAGTGATGTAACGGTCGATTATGAGATCTCTGAAAATGCTTATTTGTATTATCAAGATTCACTAATAAATAGTGGACAAAAGTTAAACCTAACATTGGGTGATACGCTAAAAGTGGTTTCTGAAAATCTGGCCAATGAACAATCCTATGTATTAGATATTGAATTTAATGGTTTAGGAGATGGTGTAGAAGCTCAAGCGACCAATGTAATTACACCAAATAATGATGGGTATAATGATTATTGGATCGTCAATGAAATTGATCGTTTAAGTGAGGCAAAATTTCAAATATATACGATCAATGGTACAATCCTTTATGAATCTATAGGTTATGATAACACTTGGAATGGCTATTATAAAGGTCAGCCGTTGCCGGTTGGTAATTACTATTATCAAATTACAAATAATGCTACAGGAGAGTTTTTCTCTGGTGAAATATTAATTGTTTACTAA
- a CDS encoding T9SS type A sorting domain-containing protein produces MIPLLSSTDNKGIHQDMMKKLSILLCILLGWVTMVNAQTPDWDFDLNAYQYSMSLTAFIAVDDVVLTNENDFVGVFDGDECRGFTQLIYIESTDRYLAYLQFYSNTNGEELNFKIYNSEKDEVVDVSQTITFAIDEHYGNVFQAYSIAEPSLNTVATFSINGFEEVEILNSSTSNDTLYYQMEYGTDLRKLTPDVEISEGASLYNGRTPLTLFDTNEEVDFSNPINIDVMSEDQSKIQSYVIKVELKNRELEEAPVWSVDPTIYTYSMNIIGKIKISGDFSSDLYTKVGAFVNGEERGEAVLEYDDAYDDYYIYLSIYSNTISGEEIEFKIWDAFAGKSLHAVIDEQESIEFISDQLLGNLAEPVVFENTDIVQQIISLNSGWTWLSLFIDKDDYYDVNALTENLELSDLDRIYDQYNFDMYDERIGWTGSLSASGGVDPTKMYKTKLAQENFLSLEGQVVDTDDLVISLHEGWNWLSYPISKTMSVTEALENLDAQDGDIIKSQNSFAIYATLKGWTGTLSQLEAGKGYMIKTGKTQEFSYPSTTFTSNTRTKTSTVIPTTTFLLPQYSTNMNAVVEVDDLIENVQVVDEEGNIRGESTTSIVENKNLVFLTIFAEEGEKLFFLLNGEKTVDSFQFTSDALLGDLEQPYTLSNPQIDKGISVYPIPFDHQMTCSIIHTQEEKAWVEVIDMNGKSIFKNEQILQQGLNSWNLQLQVNPGVYLLHISTPTTSYTKRILK; encoded by the coding sequence ATGATTCCCTTATTATCTTCAACCGATAATAAGGGAATACATCAAGATATGATGAAAAAACTATCCATATTACTTTGTATTCTCCTTGGTTGGGTAACCATGGTAAATGCTCAAACTCCTGATTGGGATTTTGATTTGAATGCATATCAATACAGCATGTCTTTAACGGCTTTTATCGCTGTCGATGATGTGGTATTGACTAATGAAAATGATTTTGTAGGTGTATTTGATGGTGATGAATGTCGAGGATTCACACAATTAATCTATATAGAGTCTACTGACAGGTATTTGGCTTATTTACAGTTCTATTCTAACACAAATGGAGAGGAGTTAAACTTTAAAATTTACAACTCAGAAAAAGACGAGGTAGTTGATGTATCACAAACTATTACGTTTGCAATTGATGAACATTATGGAAATGTTTTTCAAGCATACAGTATAGCAGAACCAAGTCTTAATACAGTAGCTACTTTCAGTATTAATGGATTTGAAGAGGTAGAAATTCTAAACTCTTCAACATCAAATGATACCTTATACTACCAAATGGAATATGGCACAGATTTAAGAAAACTAACTCCTGATGTAGAAATAAGTGAAGGGGCTTCGCTCTATAATGGAAGAACACCTTTAACCTTATTTGATACCAATGAGGAAGTTGATTTTAGCAATCCGATTAATATAGATGTCATGTCAGAGGACCAATCGAAGATTCAGTCTTATGTGATAAAAGTTGAATTGAAGAATAGAGAGTTAGAAGAAGCTCCAGTTTGGTCGGTAGATCCAACGATCTATACTTACAGTATGAACATTATCGGTAAAATTAAAATATCCGGTGACTTTTCATCAGATCTATACACAAAAGTTGGAGCGTTTGTGAATGGTGAAGAAAGAGGTGAAGCGGTATTGGAATATGATGATGCTTATGATGATTATTATATCTATTTAAGTATTTATAGCAATACTATTTCAGGAGAAGAAATCGAATTCAAAATTTGGGATGCCTTTGCAGGAAAATCTCTTCATGCAGTAATTGATGAACAAGAAAGCATTGAATTTATCAGTGATCAATTGTTGGGTAACCTTGCAGAACCAGTTGTTTTTGAGAATACTGATATTGTTCAGCAGATTATTTCTTTAAATTCTGGTTGGACATGGTTGTCTTTGTTTATTGATAAAGATGATTATTACGATGTCAATGCTTTAACAGAAAACCTAGAATTATCTGACTTAGATAGAATCTACGATCAGTATAATTTTGATATGTATGATGAGCGAATTGGTTGGACAGGTTCGTTAAGTGCTTCAGGAGGTGTAGATCCAACAAAGATGTATAAAACAAAATTGGCTCAAGAAAATTTCTTATCTCTGGAAGGTCAGGTAGTCGATACCGATGATCTTGTAATTTCACTTCATGAAGGTTGGAATTGGTTATCTTATCCAATTTCTAAAACCATGAGTGTTACAGAGGCCCTGGAAAACTTAGATGCCCAAGATGGCGATATTATTAAGAGTCAAAACTCATTTGCCATTTATGCCACATTAAAAGGTTGGACAGGTACTTTATCTCAATTAGAAGCAGGAAAAGGTTATATGATCAAGACGGGCAAGACTCAAGAATTTTCATATCCTTCAACTACCTTTACTTCCAATACAAGAACAAAAACATCAACTGTAATTCCAACTACAACATTTCTTTTACCTCAATATTCAACCAATATGAATGCGGTAGTAGAAGTTGATGATTTAATTGAGAATGTGCAAGTAGTAGATGAGGAAGGGAATATTAGGGGAGAATCAACTACATCAATTGTAGAAAATAAGAATTTGGTATTTCTAACCATTTTCGCTGAAGAAGGTGAAAAACTATTTTTCCTATTAAACGGAGAAAAGACAGTCGATTCATTCCAATTTACATCAGATGCATTGCTAGGAGACTTAGAACAACCTTATACTTTAAGTAATCCGCAGATTGATAAAGGTATATCGGTTTATCCTATTCCATTTGATCATCAAATGACTTGTTCTATTATTCATACACAAGAAGAAAAAGCTTGGGTTGAAGTGATTGATATGAATGGTAAATCCATCTTTAAAAATGAACAAATTTTACAACAAGGTTTGAACAGTTGGAATCTACAATTACAGGTCAATCCAGGGGTTTATTTATTACATATTTCAACACCTACCACTTCATATACAAAACGTATTCTAAAATAA